GTCGTTCGGGAAGTGGGTGTAGTACTTCGCCTCCCCTGTCTCAATCTGCGCCTCGCTGGGAAAGGACTCGTACGCGTCCATCAGGGGCTTCAGTTCGGTCTGAGGATTGAAATAGGCGCGTTCCCGCTCGCGCAGGCGCGTGTACGCCCCCGCCGTGCCCAGCAGGTTGAAGTCGCCGCCCATCAGCCAGGGGCCTGGTGTGCCGCCCAGCAACTCGCCCACCGCCGCCACCTGCCTGTGCATGGTGTCGCAGCCCTGGGCAAAGGCGTCCATATGCGTCTGGTAGGCGGTCAGGGGCGGGCCGCCCTGAACAGGCAAGGTGACGCCCAGCACGGCGCGCTTGAAGTTAAAGGCCACCGTCACTGGATCGCCGCAGATGCGCGGCAGGGCGTACCGGGTCGCCCCCGCCAGGCGGAAGCGACTGAGGGTGCCCAGGCTCAGGCCCACCTCGCCCATGATGCTGGGGTGGGGCACGAAGGCGGCGCGGTGATAGTACGCGGTGGCCGTGCAAGGATAGGCCCCGCCCAGCCGCGCCTGAAGCTGGGCCAGCTGGTCGGCGTGGTCGGTGCGCTTGCTGTCGCGGTCCAGCTCCTGGAGCAGGATCAGGTCAGGGTTTTCCTGGCGAATCACGGCCACCACCTCGGTCAGCGTGCGTGCCAGGCTTTCGGGGGTGGGGCGGGTATCGGGACCGTCACCCGCCAGGGTGTCGTAAAAGAACACGTACCCGCGCCCGGCCAGGTACTGCACGTTCCAGCTCAGCACCTTGACCGCCTGACCTCTCTGCAGGGTCGGCGTGGTGGCCGGGCAGGTGAGGTCAGCCGCCTGCACAGCTTTGGGGTGGTCGGTCAGGGCGTAGACCAGGCCCACCAGTGCCGCCACCAGCACCGCCAGACCCAGCAGAGCGCGCGGCCACCACCGCGCCCGGCGAGATTGAAGTCGCATGTTGAGGGCAGTGTAACGAATTTCCTGGCCTTTCCCAGACCCAGGCGGGCTGCTCGGCGGCCACCAGCATGAGGTGAATGACGCAGGCTCTACAGTGCGGGCGTGCTGGCCGCGCTGCTTGTTCTTCTGACCGTCGGTCTGGTGATCTGGCGGCCCTCTGGCCTGGGACCGGCGCGCGCCGCGACACTGGGGGCCCTGGCCGCTCTGCTGACTGGCGTGGTCCCCCTCAGCGCTCTGCCCGCGTTGTGGCAGGCCACCTGGAACGCCACGCTGACCCTGGTGGGCCTGATGGTCCTGAGCCTGCTGCTGGACGCGGCCGGCCTGTTCCGGTTGGGCGCGCTGTATGTGGCCCACTGGGGCAGAGGCAGTGGCCGGCGGCTGCTGGCCCTGCTGGTGGGGCTCAGCGCCCTGGTCGCCGCCCTGTTTGCCAACGACGGCGGCGTGCTGATTCTCACGCCCATCGTGCTGGAACTGGCGGCGCTGCTCAGGCTGAACCGGGCCGCCACCCTGGCCCTGGCACTGGCTGTGGGCTTTGTGGTTGACGCCGCCAGCCTGCCGCTGACGATCAGCAATCTGACCAACCTGCTGGCCGCCGACGCCTTTGGGCTGGGGTTTTCTGGCTATGCCCACGTGATGGTGCCCGTCAACCTGGCGGTGGTGCTGGCCTGTTTCCTGACCCTGCTGCTGGTGTATGGCCGGCAGCTCCCCCAGCGTTACGACCCTGCTGACCTGCCTGAGCCGCGTAGCGCCGTTCACTCCTGGGCTGTGTGCCGCGCCGGCGTGGTCGCGGCGCCCTTCTTGCTGGCCGGCGCCTTTCTAGCCGAAGACCACGGCATGCCCATCAGCGCGGTGGTTGGGGCCTGCGCCGCTGGGGTGTGGCTGGTGGCGGCACTGGGGCGGCAGGTGGACAGCCGCGCGGTGGTCCGGACGGCTCCCTGGAACGTGGTGATGTTCAGTCTGGCCATGTTCACCGTGGTCTCGGGGCTGCGGGAAGCCGGGCTCAGCGGTCACTACGGCGACTGGCTGGCCGGCTGGGCCGAGCGGGGTGAAGGCGCGGGGGTGCTGGCGTCCGGGCTCAGCGTGGCGGCCCTCAGTGCTGGCCTGAACAACCTGCCCGCGCTCCTGATTGCCCTCCTGGGCCTGCAAGAGGCCGGCGTCACCGGGGCGGCGCGGGACGCCCTGGTGTACGGCGCCGTGGTCGGCGCCAACATCGGCCCCAAGCTGACGCCCATTGGCAGCCTCGCCACCCTGCTGTGGCTGCACGTGCTGCGCGGGCGCGGCCTGGACGTGAGCTGGGGCGACTACCTGCGCGCCGGGCTGCGCCTCACGCCCCCCGTGCTGCTGGTGGGGCTGCTGGCCCTGTGGCTGCGGCTGGCCCTGGGCTAACCTGAGCGCGTGAAGAGCCGTATTCTGGGGCCCTTGCTGACACTGATGGTCCTGCTGGCTGGGGCCGCCTGGTGGCAGTCCGGGGCGCGCTGGCGAGGGGCCCTGTACTGCGCCGAGCAGCCGGGCCAGGTCTGGGGCGTGGCCCCCATCCCTGCCGGTGCCACCCTCCTGTGCCCCGAATCAAGCAGCGTGCGGGCCGAAGTGCGCCGGGGCGACACCCGAATCGAGCAGTATCTGTTCGCCGACTGGCAGCCCGAAACGCTGCTCCGGCTGCTGGAAGCGGAGGGCTTTACCCGCCTGTCCACCCGCCCCGACGACGGCATTCAGTTCGAGGCTGTCCTGACGAGCGGCCGCGAGCGTGTCCTGTATATCGCCGAACACCGGGGCGAGGGCACGCTGGTCAACCTGGGCGGCACGCCCATGCGTTAAAAAAGGCCAGATGGCCGATGCCAGCAGGCCGTTTGTGCGCTAAACTGCCTCCATGATCCGCTCTGCGCTTCTCAGCCGGGGACGCCTCGACTAGCCTCACCGCTACGTTCGAGCGTCCCCGGCTGCGTGCCGGGGCGTTTTTTTGCTGATGGCTGAAGGAACAAGTCACGTCCCCCATCACCCCTCAGTCACCCTTGCCCTCAAAGGAGCCCTGTCTCATGACCCAGACCAATGAAACCGCCAGCATCAACATTCAGGAGCCGCGCATGGAGCGGTACAACCCCCACGCCATAGAAGGCAAGTGGCAAGGCACATGGGCCAAGGCAGGCCTGTACATCTTCCAGGAAGATGCGCCCGGCGAAAAGCATTACGCCCTGACCATGTTTCCTTACCCCAGCGGCAACTTGCACATCGGGCACTGGTACGCCAACGTCGCGCCGGACGCGCGGGCCCGCTGGATGCGGATGCGCGGCTACAACGTGCTGTTCCCGATGGGCTTTGACGCTTTTGGCCTGCCCGCCGAGAACGCGGCCATTAAAAACAACGTCAACCCGGCCACCTGGACCTACAGCAACATCAAGTACATGACCGGGCAGTTTCAGCGCATGGGCACCATGATTGACTGGACCCGCTCGTTTGCCACCTGCGACCCGGACTATTACCGCTGGAACCAGTGGTTTTTCACCGAGTTCTTCAAGCGCGGCCTGGCCTACAAGAAGGGCGGCCTGGTGAACTGGTGCCCCAAGGACCAGACGGTGCTGGCCAATGAGCAGGTCGTGAACGGCGCCTGCGAGCGCTGCGGCACCCCGGTCGAAAAACGCAACCTGAGCCAGTGGTATCTGAAAATCACCGATTACGCCGACGAACTGCTGGACTTCTCGGCCACCGACATGCCCGAGAAAGTCCGCCTGATGCAGACCAACTGGATTGGCAAGTCGGTGGGCGCCGAGGTGACCTTTCAGACCCCCGCTGGGCCAGAAACGGTGTTTACCACCCGCCCCGATACCCTGATGGGCGCGACCTTTCTGGTCCTGGCCCCCGAACACAGCAAGGTCTCGGCCCTGACCACCGATGAGCAGCGCGCCGAGGTGGAGGCTTACGTCACCGCAGCGGGCCGCAAGACAGACGTGGAACGCCAGCAGGAGGGCGAAAAGACCGGCGTATTCACCGGCAGCTACGCCACGCACCCGGTCACGGGGCACCAGTTGCCGATCTGGGTGGCGGACTACGTGCTGGTCACCTACGGCACCGGCTCGATCATGGCGGTGCCGGCCCACGACGAGCGCGACTTCGCCTTTGCCAGGAAATTTGGTCTGGACATTGCCGAGGTGATTCGCCCGGACGGCGGCGAGCCGATGACCAGGGACGCCACCGAGGCCTATACGGGCGAGGGCACCGTCGTCAATTCCGGCGAGTTTGACGGCATGCCCGGCGGCAAGGCCAGCATCGCCGCCATCACCGGGCAACTGGAGGCACGCGGGATTGCGAAGGCCCGGACGACCTACCGCCTGCGCGACTGGCTGGTCTCACGCCAACGCTACTGGGGCACGCCCATTCCCATCGTGTACTGCGCCGAACACGGTGCCCAGCCGGTGCCGGCCGAGGACCTGCCCGTGCGCCTGCCCGAGACCGTGGAATTCACGCCCACTGGTCAGAGTCCTCTGAAGCTGAACACCGACTGGACCGCCGCCACCTGTCCTGTCTGCGGCGGCCCCGCCGAGCGCGACACCGACACCATGGACACCTTCGTGGATTCCAGCTGGTACATGTACCGCTACCTGAGTCCAGGCAACGAGACCTACCCCTTTGATCCCGAAAAGGCCGGCCTTCTGCCCGTGGACCTGTACACCGGCGGGATTGAACACGCCATTTTGCACCTGCTGTACTCGCGCTTCTGGACCAAAGTCATGCGCGACATGGGCCTGACCACCCAGAGCGAGCCGTTTGCGTGGCTGCGCAATCAGGGCATGATCCTGGGCGAGGACGGCGAGAAGATGAGCAAGAGCCGGGGCAATGTGGTGGACCCCGACGATCTGGTGCGGGAATACGGCGCCGACACAGTGCGCACCTATCTGCTGTTTATCGCGCCGTGGGAACTGGGCGGGCCCTGGGACCCGCAGGGCATCAACGGCCCGGCCAAGTGGCTGGGGCGCGTCTGGAACCTGTATTTCGAGGACCACCCCGTTGGCCCCGCCGAGAAGGTCACGGACGCCGAACTGCGGTACGCGGTTCACGCCACCCTGAAAAAAGTAAGCGGCGACTTCGAGCGCCTGAGCTTTAACACCATCGTCGCCGCCCTGATGGAGCTGACGAATACGCTGGTCAAGGCCAAGCGCGCCCCGGTGTTCGGCACCCCTGCCTGGGCCGAGGCCCTGCAGATGTTTAACCTGATGCTGGCCCCGGTGGTGCCCCACATTGCCGAGGAAATCTGGACCGAACGCGGCGGCGAAGGCAGCGTGCATACCCAGAGCTGGCCTGCGGTGGACGAGCAGGCCGCCACCCGTGACACCGTGACCCTGGGCGTGCAGGTCAGCGGCAAGGTGCGCGGCGAGATCACGCTCTCCAAGACCGCCACCGCTGAAGAGGCCCTGAGCGCCGCCAAAGCCAACGCCGACGTGGCCCGCTTTGTTGAGGGCAAGACGGTCGTCAAGGAGATTTATGTGCCGGGCCGGATTATCAATATCGTTGTAAAGTAGCGCACTTCTTTCGACAGGGCGCACCACCTGCACAGGCCAGTGCGCCCTGCCTTTTTTGCCCAATAGTCCGACAATTCAAGCGAAAGGCAAAAGATACCAGTTGACAAAATAAACTACTTTGTTCTAACGTGGCTTTACCACAACTGAAGCCCCTACGGGCTTCTGGAGGCTATATGACAAACGTACTTTTTGTTCAGGGTAACCCGAAAAGTGTAGAGCAGTCCGTCTCCTTGCAGCTGGGTCAGCACTTTGTCGAGACGTTTCAGGCGGCCTCAGCCAACACGGTGGTCAGCACCCTGGACCTCTACAGCGACTTCATTCCCCTGATTGACGCTGATGTCGTAACCGGATGGGGCAAGCTGGCAGCGCAGCAGGACCTCTCGCCCGAAGAGGCGCAAAAAGTGCAGCGTCTGGGCGAACTGGTGGACCAGTTTCTGGCCAGTGACGTGCTGGTGTTTGCGGCGCCGCTCTGGAACTTTGGTTACCCGCCCATGGTTAAAGCCTATATGGACGCCGTGGCTGTGGCGGGCAAAACCTTCCAGTATTCCCCCCAGGGTCCAGTGGGCCTTACCAGGGGCAAGCGCGCGGTCATTCTGGAATCGCGCGGCGGGTTCTACAGCGGCGACGCGCAGAACTTCCTCCACTCTGCCAACTATCTAAAAGGCTTCCTGGGCTTTCTGGGCGTCACGGAGGTCGAGACGGTCTTTGCCGAGGGCCTGAACTTTGACCCCAGCAAAGCCGACGAGATTCTGGCCGCCGCCAAGGGCCGCGCCGCCCAACTGGCCCAGACGATGGCCAAGCAGCCAGAAGCCGCACTGGTCTAAGCCGAAGTCGGGCGAGCTTCAGCACAGGCTTCGGCGTTGACCCGGCGAGAAGGAATCGGAGACCTCAGGACAACAGCCGCTTCCTG
Above is a genomic segment from Deinococcus betulae containing:
- a CDS encoding endonuclease/exonuclease/phosphatase family protein — encoded protein: MRLQSRRARWWPRALLGLAVLVAALVGLVYALTDHPKAVQAADLTCPATTPTLQRGQAVKVLSWNVQYLAGRGYVFFYDTLAGDGPDTRPTPESLARTLTEVVAVIRQENPDLILLQELDRDSKRTDHADQLAQLQARLGGAYPCTATAYYHRAAFVPHPSIMGEVGLSLGTLSRFRLAGATRYALPRICGDPVTVAFNFKRAVLGVTLPVQGGPPLTAYQTHMDAFAQGCDTMHRQVAAVGELLGGTPGPWLMGGDFNLLGTAGAYTRLRERERAYFNPQTELKPLMDAYESFPSEAQIETGEAKYYTHFPNDPAVGQPDRTIDYFFYSAGLAHTGDRIRQDRPKISDHFAMLTTIRVP
- the arsB gene encoding arsenical efflux pump membrane protein ArsB, whose amino-acid sequence is MLAALLVLLTVGLVIWRPSGLGPARAATLGALAALLTGVVPLSALPALWQATWNATLTLVGLMVLSLLLDAAGLFRLGALYVAHWGRGSGRRLLALLVGLSALVAALFANDGGVLILTPIVLELAALLRLNRAATLALALAVGFVVDAASLPLTISNLTNLLAADAFGLGFSGYAHVMVPVNLAVVLACFLTLLLVYGRQLPQRYDPADLPEPRSAVHSWAVCRAGVVAAPFLLAGAFLAEDHGMPISAVVGACAAGVWLVAALGRQVDSRAVVRTAPWNVVMFSLAMFTVVSGLREAGLSGHYGDWLAGWAERGEGAGVLASGLSVAALSAGLNNLPALLIALLGLQEAGVTGAARDALVYGAVVGANIGPKLTPIGSLATLLWLHVLRGRGLDVSWGDYLRAGLRLTPPVLLVGLLALWLRLALG
- the leuS gene encoding leucine--tRNA ligase, coding for MTQTNETASINIQEPRMERYNPHAIEGKWQGTWAKAGLYIFQEDAPGEKHYALTMFPYPSGNLHIGHWYANVAPDARARWMRMRGYNVLFPMGFDAFGLPAENAAIKNNVNPATWTYSNIKYMTGQFQRMGTMIDWTRSFATCDPDYYRWNQWFFTEFFKRGLAYKKGGLVNWCPKDQTVLANEQVVNGACERCGTPVEKRNLSQWYLKITDYADELLDFSATDMPEKVRLMQTNWIGKSVGAEVTFQTPAGPETVFTTRPDTLMGATFLVLAPEHSKVSALTTDEQRAEVEAYVTAAGRKTDVERQQEGEKTGVFTGSYATHPVTGHQLPIWVADYVLVTYGTGSIMAVPAHDERDFAFARKFGLDIAEVIRPDGGEPMTRDATEAYTGEGTVVNSGEFDGMPGGKASIAAITGQLEARGIAKARTTYRLRDWLVSRQRYWGTPIPIVYCAEHGAQPVPAEDLPVRLPETVEFTPTGQSPLKLNTDWTAATCPVCGGPAERDTDTMDTFVDSSWYMYRYLSPGNETYPFDPEKAGLLPVDLYTGGIEHAILHLLYSRFWTKVMRDMGLTTQSEPFAWLRNQGMILGEDGEKMSKSRGNVVDPDDLVREYGADTVRTYLLFIAPWELGGPWDPQGINGPAKWLGRVWNLYFEDHPVGPAEKVTDAELRYAVHATLKKVSGDFERLSFNTIVAALMELTNTLVKAKRAPVFGTPAWAEALQMFNLMLAPVVPHIAEEIWTERGGEGSVHTQSWPAVDEQAATRDTVTLGVQVSGKVRGEITLSKTATAEEALSAAKANADVARFVEGKTVVKEIYVPGRIINIVVK
- a CDS encoding NAD(P)H-dependent oxidoreductase encodes the protein MTNVLFVQGNPKSVEQSVSLQLGQHFVETFQAASANTVVSTLDLYSDFIPLIDADVVTGWGKLAAQQDLSPEEAQKVQRLGELVDQFLASDVLVFAAPLWNFGYPPMVKAYMDAVAVAGKTFQYSPQGPVGLTRGKRAVILESRGGFYSGDAQNFLHSANYLKGFLGFLGVTEVETVFAEGLNFDPSKADEILAAAKGRAAQLAQTMAKQPEAALV